Proteins encoded within one genomic window of Saccharomyces mikatae IFO 1815 strain IFO1815 genome assembly, chromosome: 15:
- the SAS5 gene encoding Sas5p (similar to Saccharomyces cerevisiae SAS5 (YOR213C); ancestral locus Anc_8.632), whose amino-acid sequence MDNSIEITFRVKTQQVIIPEQQIQENELPLRRWQMELLMLDAKGNEVEPSIICKCIYRLHPSFRKPNRRLDSLPFLIKETGWGEFHLQIECFFIDHAGKFSIGHDLTFEDDAYAVDYTVNVPYEFSHIKSELSKYFDLRWKAVNTQEEMSLRLVDLPWIKTLAVIDEDMITEIVQMILNDPAVQKAVENHPRRERFFMFITQLPDELLMKIQAFLKLPNDLTNKQETVSLGSHATSFPP is encoded by the coding sequence ATGGATAATTCAATAGAAATCACTTTCAGAGTAAAAACACAACAGGTTATAATACCGGAACAGCAAATTCAGGAAAATGAACTTCCTTTGCGTCGGTGGCAGATGGAGCTTCTTATGCTAGATGCAAAAGGAAACGAAGTGGAGCCTAGCATAATTTGCAAATGCATATACCGTTTGCATCCCAGTTTTAGAAAGCCTAATAGACGGTTGGATTCACTACCATTTCTTATCAAAGAAACTGGTTGGGGAGAGTTTCATCTACAGATAGAgtgtttttttattgatcaTGCTGGAAAATTTAGCATCGGGCACGACTTAACGTTCGAAGATGATGCGTATGCAGTTGATTATACTGTCAATGTTCCTTATGAATTTTCGCATATCAAGAGTGAACTATCCAAATATTTCGATCTTCGGTGGAAAGCTGTGAATacacaagaagaaatgtcACTGCGTCTGGTAGACTTACCTTGGATCAAGACTCTTGCAGTTATCGATGAGGACATGATAACggaaattgttcaaatgaTACTAAACGACCCAGCAGTACAGAAGGCAGTTGAAAACCATCCTAGGAGGGAGCGTTTTTTCATGTTTATAACACAATTACCAGACGAGTTGCTAATGAAAATCCAGGCCTTTTTGAAATTACCGAATGATCTAACCAATAAACAAGAGACTGTAAGTCTTGGTTCACACGCAACCAGTTTTCCACCCTAA
- the SPR2 gene encoding Spr2p (similar to Saccharomyces cerevisiae SPO19 (YPL130W) and YOR214C; ancestral locus Anc_8.634) translates to MLGLYLSSLFFAFFMAQVFAIKYSITFTSDDYEEDQTEQNKSSSLVFHLDKNSLPPTLLNQMEFSPYLVLTDLSEPSLVLNSQEQVDTVLASKSVIDFLMEDPLTIVEHKKFSQIESILYEIMEDSMKENDGSDEVFEEAPEPKIYAYKEVVATNSSIADNNEMQGSTTKLTSTLPYLYSTTSMAVSTGVTSVEIFPTIAPANITTIGGYENSSPFLLPSMGFLSFLFGVYLLLYP, encoded by the coding sequence ATGTTAGGATTATACTTATCTTCccttttctttgctttttttatgGCACAAGTGTTTGCTATCAAGTATTCAATTACTTTTACATCAGATGACTATGAAGAGGACCAAACAGAACAAAACAAGTCTAGTTCTTTAGTTTTCCATTTGGATAAGAATTCATTACCACCAACGTTGCTAAATCAAATGGAATTTAGTCCATACTTGGTATTAACGGACCTGTCAGAGCCCTCCCTAGTTTTAAACTCACAAGAGCAAGTTGATACGGTGCTTGCTTCCAAATCTGTAATAGACTTTCTTATGGAGGATCCTCTAACAATAGTGGAGCATAAAAAGTTTTCACAGATTGAAAGTATTTTATATGAAATTATGGAAGACAGCATGAAGGAGAATGATGGTAGCGATGAAGTATTTGAAGAGGCTCCCGAACCGAAAATATACGCCTATAAAGAGGTTGTAGCCACTAACAGCAGCATTGCTGATAATAACGAAATGCAAGGAAGCACCACAAAATTGACCAGCACTCTTCCGTATTTATATAGTACGACGAGTATGGCTGTATCGACGGGCGTTACTAGTGTTGAAATATTTCCAACCATTGCGCCAGCAAATATTACGACTATTGGAGGATATGAAAATTCATCCCCCTTCTTATTGCCTTCAATGGGATTCTTATCCTTTTTGTTTGGTGTATATTTGTTACTTTATCCTTAA
- the AIM41 gene encoding Aim41p (similar to Saccharomyces cerevisiae AIM41 (YOR215C); ancestral locus Anc_8.635) — protein MFRQSIRPILSTRVTFVRYNSSPAYTAAISLLKGDLKKAMIAKDEMKKTAIRSMLSAIKNKEIDLKGKSADEYSLYDMYSKLVSQRKDSINEFVANKRDDLVAKEQGEMDIIKQYMDQLPVSSELDIDQNVKNLLDALKEKAGEKKIQIKEIMGEIDWKSLPTEWKTSPTAIKNSIVKQFKEIFK, from the coding sequence ATGTTCAGACAATCAATTAGACCAATTCTTTCGACTAGAGTAACCTTTGTTCGTTACAACAGCTCTCCAGCTTACACGGCTGCTATTAGTCTACTGAAGGGAGATTTAAAAAAGGCCATGATTGCCAAGGATGAGATGAAAAAGACAGCGATCAGAAGCATGTTATCAGCTAttaagaacaaagaaattgacTTAAAGGGAAAGAGCGCCGACGAGTATTCTCTCTACGACATGTACTCTAAGTTAGTatctcaaagaaaagactCCATTAATGAATTCGTTGCTAACAAAAGGGACGATCTAGTGGCCAAGGAGCAAGGTGAAATGGACATCATAAAGCAATACATGGATCAGTTACCTGTGTCATCCGAGCTTGATATTGATCAGAATGTGAAAAACCTGCTAGATGCCCTTAAAGAGAAGGCAGGTGAGAAAAAGATccaaattaaagaaattatggGAGAAATTGACTGGAAGTCATTGCCAACAGAATGGAAGACATCGCCAACTGCTATTAAAAACAGCATTGTTAAACAATTTAAAGAGATTTTTAAATGA
- the RUD3 gene encoding Rud3p (similar to Saccharomyces cerevisiae RUD3 (YOR216C); ancestral locus Anc_8.636) — translation MRAPNYYMKNDLDSACVRYPFDSSQTIALFETRMGKNKKKTGKKTKIHPHEENTDKIVNEHEEVFNPENEHDPSKKSTDAETSSVLVNEEVKQEDPSIGIDQQAVNDDLTTKSLEEKKADDKIEELKEEIERLNLELDGKKHQEMRNEVVKDELANVIKERDEFKSQYDTLLSKISSMKTIFNKMKEAQKQLEEVQEQLTEYESQNLKLKKKLEATKTENSELQSTIVTLNNELENLEKEQENTEDVFLEYESRIEALQDENNGIIEKHSKELNSYRKEKDQLNIQVQELMIILENNKQDISDLRAERDELKQALESRESEKAVLQNSVDNLELKIEEIDNKRGEEAREKDLEIKALRSQLDTELEAHNNDTKTLEGLKKQIEVMREDISMKEKYEEESKQHILQIGKLRHEAIILNEHLTKALTMLKKSSDSESVDKELISNLLISFVSIPRADPRKFEVLELLSNFLNWDEDKKQQAGLISNNEQSRNSGAVSRTESFVSLWTNYLEKESEKD, via the coding sequence ATGAGAGCTCCAAATTATTATATGAAGAACGATCTAGATAGTGCTTGTGTACGTTACCCATTTGATTCTTCACAAACAATTGCATTATTTGAAACCAGGATGggcaaaaataaaaagaaaacaggcAAAAAGACCAAAATTCATCCCCATGAGGAGAATACTGACAAAATCGTTAATGAACATGAAGAAGTATTCAATCCTGAAAACGAACATGATCcctcaaaaaaatctacaGATGCGGAAACTAGTAGTGTATTGGTTAATGAAGAAGTTAAGCAGGAAGATCCTTCCATAGGAATAGACCAACAAGCAGTCAATGATGACCTGACTACCAAGTCTTTGgaggaaaaaaaggccGATGACAAGATAGAGGAGCTAAAAGAGGAAATCGAGCGTTTGAACTTGGAATTAGATGGCAAAAAGCACCAAGAAATGCGTAATGAAGTTGTTAAAGATGAGCTAGCAAATGTTATTAAGGAAAGAGACGAATTTAAATCACAGTATGACACGTTATTGAGCAAGATATCCTCTATGAAAACAATTTTTAACAAGATGAAGGAGGCACAAAAACAATTGGAAGAAGTACAAGAGCAACTTACTGAGTACGAATCGCAAAACctaaaactaaaaaagaaacttgaAGCCACCAAGACAGAAAACTCGGAATTACAATCAACAATTGTGACTTTAAACAATGAGTTAGAAAACTTGGAAAAGGAGCAAGAAAATACAGAGGATGTCTTTTTGGAATATGAATCAAGAATAGAAGCTTTACAAGATGAAAACAATGGCATAATTGAAAAGCATAGCAAAGAACTTAACTCAtacaggaaagaaaaagatcaGTTGAATATTCAGGTTCAGGAACTTATGATAATCttggaaaacaataaacaaGACATATCCGACTTGAGGGCAGAAAGAGATGAATTGAAACAGGCTCTGGAATCCCGCGAGAGTGAGAAAGCAGTATTACAAAACTCGGTAGATAATCTGGAATtgaaaattgaagaaattgataacAAAAGAGGAGAAGAGGCTAGAGAGAAGGACCTCGAAATTAAAGCTTTACGATCTCAACTTGATACCGAATTGGAAGCACACAATAATGACACAAAAACTCTGGAaggtttgaaaaaacaaatagaAGTCATGAGAGAAGACATATCTatgaaggaaaaatatgaagaagaatctaAGCAACATATCTTACAAATTGGAAAACTTCGTCACGAAGCGATCATATTAAATGAGCATTTGACAAAGGCCCTTACCATGTTAAAGAAGTCAAGCGACTCTGAATCCGTCGATAAGGAGCTGATATCCAACTTATTAATATCTTTCGTATCCATACCCAGAGCAGATCCAAGGAAGTTTGAAGTTCTTGAATTGCTATCCAATTTTCTAAACTGGGATGAAGACAAGAAACAACAAGCCGGTTTGATCTCGAACAACGAACAGTCCAGAAACTCAGGCGCAGTATCAAGAACAGAAAGCTTCGTATCACTTTGGACCAATTACCTTGAGAAAGAGAGTGAGAAAGATTGA
- the RFC1 gene encoding replication factor C subunit 1 (similar to Saccharomyces cerevisiae RFC1 (YOR217W); ancestral locus Anc_8.637), with protein MVNISDFFGKNRKSSRLSTSRPTGQVRASEPEVIDLDNESDQEPNDKTPEKSSASKIIHISETPESEKKLPISTKRKASSPVVKSSNFKKKKIVPEVAHPASVITAQDVLDKIPSLDLSNVHVKENIKFDFKGANSKVDPDEIASEIGDFPEGKPNCLLGLTIVFTGILPTLERGASEALAKRYGARVTKSISSKTSVVVLGDEAGPKKLEKIKQLKIKAIDEEGFKLLIAGMPAEGGDGDAAEKARHKLEEQHHIAAKEAELLVKKEEERAKKLAASRLSGSHAQRDNVVREEDKLWTVKYAPTNLQQVCGNKGSVTKLKNWLANWENSKRNGFKHAGKDGSGVFRAAMLYGPPGIGKTTAAHLVAEELGYDILEQNASDVRSKTLLNAGVKNALDNMSVVGYFKHNEETHNINGKHFVIIMDEVDGMSGGDRGGVGQLAQFCRKTSTPLILICNERNLPKMRPFDRVCLDIQFRRPDANSIKSRLMTIAIREKFKLDPNVIDRLIQTTRGDIRQVINLLSTISTTTKTINHENINEISKAWEKNIALKPFDIAHKMFDGQIYSEVGSRNFTLNDKIALYFDDFDFTPLMIQENYLSTRPSVLKPGQTHLEAVAEAANCISLGDMVERKIRSSEQLWSLLPLHAVLSAVYPASKVAGHMAGRINFTTWLGQNSKSGKYYRLLQEVHYHTRLGTSTDKIGLRLDYLPTFKKRLLDPFLKQGADAIPSVIEVMDDYYLTKEDWDSIMELFVGPDMTVAAIKKIPAAVKSGFTRKYNSMTHPVAIYRTGTTIGSSSISANASTPDFEDVVDADDNPIPADDDEAPDSNIDLKKDKLIKQKAKPTRKKTAAGKSSSSKKRKTKE; from the coding sequence ATGGTCAATATTTCcgatttttttggtaaaaatAGGAAATCTTCAAGATTGTCAACATCTAGACCTACAGGGCAAGTAAGGGCATCTGAGCCAGAAGTTATTGATCTAGACAATGAATCAGATCAAGAACCAAATGATAAAACCCCTGAAAAATCATCTGCAAGTAAGATAATTCATATATCAGAGACACcagaatctgaaaaaaagctaCCCATTTCCacaaagagaaaagctTCTTCACCAGTAGTCAAGTCATcgaacttcaaaaaaaaaaaaattgtccCTGAAGTTGCACACCCTGCTTCAGTTATTACGGCACAAGACGTACTAGATAAAATTCCGTCCTTGGACCTGTCAAATGTTCATGTTAAGGAGAATATTAAGTTTGATTTCAAGGGCGCAAACTCTAAAGTTGATCCAGATGAAATTGCTTCAGAAATAGGCGATTTTCCTGAAGGAAAGCCGAATTGTTTATTAGGTCTAACAATTGTTTTCACAGGTATATTACCAACCTTAGAGCGTGGAGCGTCTGAAGCCTTAGCCAAGAGATATGGTGCAAGGGTTACTAAATCAATCTCAAGCAAAACTTCAGTAGTAGTTTTAGGCGATGAAGCAGGACCAAAAAAACTAGAGAAAATTAAACAATTAAAAATCAAAGCTATAGACGAAGAAGGTTTTAAGCTACTAATTGCTGGAATGCCTGCTGAAGGTGGTGACGGAGATGCTGCCGAAAAAGCACGTCATAAACTAGAAGAACAACACCATATTGCTGCCAAAGAAGCAGAATTACTTGttaagaaggaagaagaaagggCTAAGAAGCTTGCCGCCTCTAGATTATCTGGCAGCCATGCTCAGAGGGATAATGTAGTTAGGGAAGAAGATAAATTGTGGACTGTAAAGTACGCACCAACGAATCTTCAACAAGTCTGTGGTAATAAAGGAAGTGTGActaaattgaaaaattggttAGCCAATTGGGAAAATTCGAAGAGAAATGGATTCAAACATGCTGGTAAAGACGGTTCCGGAGTTTTTAGGGCTGCAATGCTATATGGTCCTCCTGGTATTGGGAAAACAACTGCTGCTCATTTAGTTGCAGAAGAGCTTGGGTATGATATTCTTGAGCAAAACGCATCTGATGTTCGCTCTAAAACCTTACTTAATGCTGGTGTTAAGAACGCTCTGGATAATATGTCTGTCGTAGGTTATTTCAAGCACAACGAAGAAACACATAATATAAACGGGAAGCATTTTGTCATTATTATGGATGAAGTTGATGGTATGAGTGGGGGTGATAGAGGTGGGGTTGGTCAGTTAGCACAGTTTTGTCGTAAAACATCAACACCATTGATATTGATTTGCAATGAGCGTAATTTACCGAAAATGAGACCCTTCGATAGAGTCTGTCTTGATATTCAATTTAGAAGACCTGATGCTAACAGTATCAAATCAAGATTAATGACAATCGCTATTAGAGAGAAGTTCAAACTTGACCCAAATGTTATTGACAGGCTGATTCAAACTACAAGAGGTGATATTCGCCAGGTCATCAATCTTCTTTCAACGATATCTACGACTACTAAAACCATTAACCACGAAAATATCAACGAGATCTCAAAAGCATGggaaaagaatattgcCCTAAAACCTTTTGACATCGCTCATAAAATGTTTGATGGACAAATATACTCCGAAGTAGGTTCAAGAAACTTTACCCTAAACGATAAGATTGCCCTATATTTTGATGACTTTGATTTCACACCCTTAATGATCCAGGAAAACTACTTATCTACAAGGCCAAGCGTTTTGAAACCTGGCCAAACACATTTAGAAGCTGTTGCTGAGGCGGCTAACTGCATTTCATTGGGTGATATGGTCGAAAGGAAAATTCGTAGTAGCGAGCAGCTATGGAGTCTATTGCCATTGCATGCTGTCCTTTCAGCTGTTTATCCAGCGTCAAAGGTTGCTGGTCATATGGCAGGAAGAATCAATTTCACCACTTGGCTTGGCCAAAATTCCAAATCTGGTAAATATTACAGGTTACTGCAAGAGGTACATTATCATACAAGATTAGGAACATCTACTGACAAGATTGGATTAAGGCTGGATTATTTACCGACTTTTAAAAAGAGATTATTGGATCCATTTTTGAAGCAAGGTGCTGATGCGATCCCATCTGTGATTGAAGTAATGGATGATTACTATTTGACTAAAGAAGATTGGGATTCTATTATGGAGCTTTTTGTAGGTCCTGATATGACAGTAGCGGCTATTAAAAAGATACCTGCTGCTGTTAAAAGCGGATTTACGCGAAAGTATAACAGTATGACACATCCAGTGGCAATTTACAGAACAGGTACTACTATTGGTAGCAGTTCTATTAGTGCTAACGCTAGTACGcctgattttgaagatgtcGTTGACGCAGATGATAACCCAATCCCTGCAGATGACGATGAAGCACCAGACAGTAACATAGACTTGAAAAAGGATAAACttatcaaacaaaaagCTAAACCTACAAGAAAGAAGACCGCAGCCGGCAAATCGAGTAgcagcaaaaaaagaaaaactaaagaatag
- the STE13 gene encoding Ste13p (similar to Saccharomyces cerevisiae STE13 (YOR219C); ancestral locus Anc_8.638), translating to MSSSTHSHKRKNSHLFPHRKSSNSSMDRPFFPDGNISSNTDSQVDESTNTFDGNRATDATIDVTDGQTPFIQDRSSMHPRRESFEFNDIENQRSVHSFFSVNTFNRRWGEWSLLEKRSFTLVFTLIALLVLFLIVILIPTKFLPTKTTPTKISPADSRIGKRTFSIENVLNGDFAIPEDTFHFIDPPHRLLSHDLDPGLFFTTKEIDGQTHFVAKQLFDKSFEINLGRNRFEFEGVEYTVSSVQISYSLDKIIFGTDLEPDFRHSSKGYYWIKDLNSGFIQPISPPERSADNHELGLWKLSYAHFSPAYNYIYFVYENNLYLQQVGATVARQITEDGSKDILNAKPDWIYEEEVLSSDQAIWWAPDDSKAVFARFNDTNVDEIQLDSYTDMRNPYVSKTIIKYPKPGFKNPKFDLFLVDLQNGVISSINTGGQEDSILYNGKWISPDAFRFEITDRNSKILNVKVYDVQSYQLLTVRTTDSNLFNGWIEKTKDVVSIPPKPESKRMDYGYIDIHTDNKGFNHLFYYPTIFTKDGIQLTKGNWEITGNGVLGYEYETDTVFFTANEIGVMSQHLYSTSLADPTTSSALQVLQKPSEKNDFYEFELSSSARYAVSKKLGPDTPKKVAGPLTEVLNIAEIDNDSVLQLTRDEKFKEKLKNYDIPTTSYQSMVLNDGIEINYIEIKPANINPKKKYPILVNVYGGPGSQTFTTKSSLAFEQAVVSGLDAIVLQIEPRGTGGKGWSFRSWARKRLGYWEPRDIIEVTKKFIQRNNPHIDESKVAIWGWSYGGFTSLKTVELDNGETFEYAMAVAPVINWTLYDSIYTERYMNQPSENQEGYFDVSTIKNFKSFESLKRLFIIHGTSDDNVHVQNTFRLVDQLNLLGLTNYDMHIFPDSDHSIRYHNAQRIVFQKLYYWLKDAFDGRFDNKKLLSL from the coding sequence ATGTCTTCTTCCACTCATTCTCATAAAAGGAAGAATAGTCATTTATTCCCGCATAGGAAAAGTTCAAACTCTTCCATGGATAGACCATTCTTCCCTGATGGTAATATTTCGTCTAATACGGATTCTCAAGTTGATGAGAGTACAAATACATTTGACGGGAATAGAGCGACAGACGCTACAATAGATGTTACCGATGGTCAAACCCCCTTTATTCAAGATCGCTCCTCAATGCATCCCAGACGAGAGAGTTTCGAGTttaatgatattgaaaatcaGCGTTCCGTACATTCGTTTTTTAGTGTGAATACGTTCAATCGTCGTTGGGGGGAGTGGTCTCTGCTAGAGAAGAGATCTTTTACTTTAGTCTTTACTTTGATAGCACtattagttttatttttaattgTTATACTAATACCAACGAAATTTCTTCCTACTAAAACCACGCCCACGAAAATATCTCCGGCAGATTCTAGAATAGGTAAAAGAACTTTCTCTATCGAAAACGTTCTGAATGGAGATTTTGCCATTCCTGAGGATACTTTTCACTTTATCGATCCACCACATAGATTATTAAGTCATGACTTAGATCCTGGGCTCTTCTTCAccacaaaagaaattgatggACAGACACATTTTGTTGCGAAACAATTATTTGATAAATCATTTGAAATCAATCTTGGTAGGAATAGGTTTGAATTCGAAGGAGTAGAATATACGGTCAGTAGCGTCCAAATCAGCTATTCATTGGATAAGATTATATTCGGAACAGACTTAGAACCCGACTTTAGACATTCCTCCAAAGGTTATTATTGGATCAAAGATTTAAATAGTGGGTTCATTCAGCCAATATCCCCCCCTGAAAGGTCGGCTGATAACCATGAACTTGGGCTGTGGAAACTATCCTATGCTCATTTCTCACCTGCCTACAATTATATTTATTTCGTATACGAGAACAATCTGTATCTACAACAAGTAGGTGCCACAGTTGCCAGGCAGATAACTGAAGATGGCTCAAAGGATATATTAAACGCCAAGCCAGATTGGATATACGAAGAAGAGGTTCTTTCCTCTGATCAGGCCATATGGTGGGCACCGGATGATTCAAAAGCTGTGTTTGCTAGATTTAATGACACCAATGTTGATGAAATCCAATTAGACAGTTACACAGACATGAGAAACCCATATGTCTCTAAAACTATCATCAAATACCCGAAACCAGGATTCAAAAATCCGAAATTCGATCTATTTCTTGTTGACTTACAGAACGGcgtaatttcttcaatcaaCACAGGTGGTCAGGAGGATTCAATTTTGTATAATGGAAAATGGATTAGTCCAGATGCATTTAGATTTGAGATCACCGATAGAAACTCCAAGATATTAAACGTCAAAGTATATGACGTACAATCTTATCAGCTACTTACCGTAAGAACTACGGATTCAAATCTGTTTAATGGATGGATTGAAAAGACAAAGGATGTTGTAAGTATTCCACCAAAGCCGGAGTCGAAAAGGATGGATTATGGATACATCGATATTCATACAGACAATAAAGGATTCAATCATCTCTTTTATTATCCCACCATCTTTACTAAGGATGGTATTCAGTTAACAAAAGGAAACTGGGAAATTACTGGGAATGGAGTACTCGGTTACGAATATGAGACAGATACTGTATTTTTTACTGCTAATGAGATTGGTGTCATGTCGCAACACCTTTATAGTACTAGTCTCGCAGATCCCACAACTTCGAGCGCACTTCAAGTTTTACAAAAACCAtcagaaaagaatgatttCTATGAATTCGAGTTAAGTTCTAGCGCGAGATACGCTGTTTCGAAGAAGTTGGGGCCTGATACACCTAAGAAAGTAGCTGGTCCGCTCACAGAAGTTTTAAATATTGCCGAAATTGACAATGATTCCGTTCTGCAACTGACAAGGGATGAAAAGTTTaaggaaaaattaaaaaactACGATATACCTACCACAAGCTACCAGTCCATGGTATTAAATGATGGTATTGAAATAAACTACATTGAAATCAAACCAGCAAACATAAAtcctaaaaaaaagtatcCCATACTAGTTAACGTTTATGGTGGTCCAGGATCCCAAACATTTACAACGAAGTCGTCGCTTGCATTTGAACAGGCCGTTGTATCAGGATTAGATGCAATTGTTTTACAAATAGAACCCAGAGGAACTGGGGGCAAAGGTTGGAGTTTTAGATCATGGGCCCGCAAAAGATTAGGATATTGGGAACCTAGGGATATCATCGAAGttaccaaaaaattcataCAAAGGAATAATCCACATATAGATGAAAGTAAAGTCGCCATTTGGGGTTGGTCGTATGGCGGTTTTACCAGTTTGAAAACTGTGGAATTGGACAATGGAGAGACGTTTGAATACGCCATGGCTGTTGCGCCGGTAATAAACTGGACATTATATGATTCAATTTACACGGAAAGGTATATGAACCAACCATCAGAGAATCAGGAAGGCTATTTCGATGTGTCCACTatcaagaatttcaaatcttttgaaTCCCTAAAGCGGCTCTTCATTATTCACGGCACTTctgatgataatgtacaTGTACAAAATACCTTTAGATTAGTTGATCAACTGAATTTATTGGGATTGACCAATTATGACATGCATATTTTTCCAGATTCGGATCATTCCATCAGATATCATAATGCTCAAAGAATTGTATTCCAAAAACTATATTACTGGCTAAAAGATGCCTTTGATGGACGCtttgacaataaaaaactTCTGAGTctgtga
- the RCN2 gene encoding Rcn2p (similar to Saccharomyces cerevisiae RCN2 (YOR220W); ancestral locus Anc_8.640), translating into MANQKQMRTQILITDISSGKFASKWPTQLEKTLFKEQFPNLQKHLQYFTPLPFLNRIIIIFDNEDDTLQVFKFLQELLAKENGGSMKLFVTESLLNNQHPRSRSTDDAVSLQGDSLPSLEGHRSKPLLSINTDPGVTGIDSTSLSKGGFSLSPDKSSLESPTFLKLSTDSKPFSYQEPLPKLSRSSSSTSNLSLKGSSQTSLPSQLLENKDKSTSDTKCLFVSKPLGLSIDTSARSSAASHTKNDAVSNAPKSPSITVNEFFH; encoded by the coding sequence ATGGCAAATCAAAAGCAGATGAGAACTCAAATATTAATCACAGACATTTCTAGTGGCAAGTTTGCCAGCAAATGGCCTACACAATTGGAAAAAACTTTATTCAAGGAGCAATTTCCTAATTTACAAAAACACTTGCAGTACTTCACGCCTTTGCCATTTTTAAATAGaatcattattatatttgataatgaagatgatacACTACAAGTGTTCAAATTTTTGCAGGAACTGTTGGCCAAAGAGAATGGCGGCTCGATGAAGTTATTTGTAACAGAGTCCCTTCTAAACAATCAACATCCCCGGTCTCGTTCCACAGATGATGCTGTCTCATTGCAAGGTGACAGCTTGCCATCTTTGGAGGGACATCGCAGCAAGCCTCTCTTATCTATTAATACAGACCCAGGAGTTACTGGAATAGACAGTACATCTCTCAGTAAGGGAGGATTCTCATTATCCCCTGATAAATCATCTCTAGAGTCACCCACATTTCTAAAGCTTTCCACGGATTCAAAGCCATTTAGTTATCAAGAACCGCTGCCCAAGCTTTCTagatcatcttcttcaacgtCAAATCTCTCATTAAAGGGGAGTTCGCAGACATCTTTGCCCTCGCAACTACTAGAAAACAAGGATAAATCAACATCAGACACTAAATgtctttttgtttctaaGCCATTAGGATTGAGCATTGACACATCTGCTAGAAGTAGCGCTGCATCGCATACTAAAAATGATGCAGTGTCTAACGCCCCGAAAAGTCCAAGCATAACGGTTAACGAGTTCTTCCATTAG